A segment of the Aureliella helgolandensis genome:
CGGCCGGACAACCAGGACGGGACATCTTGCATGATTAGCAACGAAGTTTGCTGTGCTGCCAAGAATGATTCGATACGCGGCAGAGTGTCCGTGCGCTCCAAGTACGATTAAATCGACATCCAGCTCCTTGCCTTTGTCCAAAATGATCTTCGATGCATGCCCGTATTCAATAACGTGCTCACATTGGAATCCTGCCGACTCTAAAAATGCCTTCGCCTCGGCAGCAGTCTCACTAGCGGCGTTTTCTTCCGCTTCTCCGAGTGGAAGTCCAACGTCATCGGTAAAACTGCCCACCAATGCGGTCACCAGCGTGACTTTGGGTTTGGCCGCAAATGGGAGGCGTGCCAAATAGTGCAACGCGGCCGCAGAAGCCTGAGATCCGTCAATCGCTAAGAGCAAGTGCATATATTATCCTTTTCGGTGTTAGTTCATAGACAACATTTGTGACGCAATATTCGTGCCAACTGGCACGTGGTACCCAATAGTGCGAAAAGTGATGTAGTTTGAGAATCCCTTAGCTGCTTGCAGCCCCGTTTGGTGCTGGCTACTGTGCGGAATCGCCCACTTTCAAACCGCGCGCAGTGCGAATGGTTCCACAATGCAGGCTCGCGTGCATGTTGGCAATTTTTTCCGCACGACTGTTTGCCGTAGGGGCGATGCCTGGGGGCACTCCACTTTCAATCAAATTGCTGATTACGAGCTCTGTACTTGGCTGGCTTCCATTTTGCGGTTTTCCACTACAATTTCCGCGTTCCCCGTTTCCGTTGACACGGCATGAGCGATCCGCCGTGTCAACGTGTTAATTCGTTTTAGATTTTCAAGAATGTCCGTTTCGACCTTAAAGGCTGCTAGTCGGTTGGGTTCGTACGCAACCAGACGTTTGAACAAATGAGAGGTTGCTTTGTCAGCTAGCTCGTTAACGCTGGTTTTACTTCCCACAGCATTTTGAGCCGCGGTCGGATCTTCGGTGCGCAGTGCTGCCAGCGCTTGATCGAATGCCCAGCAAACCTTCGCATGCACGGTTCGCAGCACAGCCACCGTAGACGGACTAACCTGAACACCGAGTCGCATTCGCTTGACTGCGTCGGTCAGCACATTGTTCTCGATGACATCGCCGACATTCTCCAAGTAGTTGGCGATTCCAATATACTGGTGAAGCTGCGTCTGCTGGGGCTCAAGCAATTTCTTTTGTGACAGCTTTCCTAAATACGTAATGATCACACCATGCAGCGTATCAACGTCCTCCTCGGCGCGTCGCAGGTTCTCGATATCCCTGGGCGTTCCGGCTGTGGCAACTCCGAGGGTCAACTCCAGCATTTTCTGATCCAATTCGGCTAAACGGGTCAACTCTCGACGCACCTGGTCGAGTGCCAATGCGGGCTGCTCTAAAAACATTTCGTCGAGAAACATGGGACGGATATCCTCGGGCTCCTCCCTCGCCGGAACGATCCAGTCCACCAGTTTCGACAACGGTCCAGTAAACCAAATGAACAGCAGTGTATTGCCAACATTGAATAACGTGTGCGCGTTTGCTATTTGTCGCGGAGTATCGATGGCAAGCCTAGCAGCACCAGAAAGATGCTCCGCGGCCGGTGAAATATGTCGCACCAGCTGTGCTAGCTGCGGAATAAAGAACATCCACAACAAGACGCCACCTAGATTGAAGAGAACGTGAATCCACGCTGCTTGGATAGCTCCGCGCGGTCGACCGAACGCTGCGATACTTGCCGTGATGCACGTACCGATATTCGCTCCGAAGATCAGCCCAATGCCTGATTCGAGGGAGATCAGCCCCTGACTCCCCAGCACAATGACAATGCCCGTCGTGGCAGATGAACTCTGAACGATGGCAGTAAACAGGAGTCCCACCAAAATACCCAACAGAGGATTTCGCATATTCTGAAGCATGTCGACGAATGGTGGCCAATCCCGTAGCGGGCCAGTCGCATTGCTCATCAATTCCATCCCGAAAAAGATCAGCCCTAGCCCCATCAGAACCATGCCCCAATGCTTGATCTTTTCCGACTTAGCCAGCACATCGACAAGAAAGCCGATTGCAATCATCATTAGGCCGTACTGATAGACTTTGAACGCGATAATCTGAGCGGTGAGCGTTGTTCCAACGTTGGCACCAATGATCACCCCGATGGACTGGCTAAATGTCAACAGTCCCGCCGAGATGAATCCGACCACGAGTACCGTCGTGACGGAAGACGACTGAATCACGGCTGTGACGATGGCCCCTGCAAATGCAGCGGTAAAGCGATTCGCCGTCATTTTCGCCAGCAGATTTTTCATACTGTCGCCAGCGACGGTCTGCAGACTGTCCGTCATCTGCCGCATGCCAAGCAAGAATAGCGCCAAGCCTCCACCGAGACCGGATATCAAAACGCCGACTTCCAGCGATGAAGAACTCACTTGAAAACACCTTAATGCACGATGCTCGGTAGCGGACCTTTCTAGTCAGCTAACCCGATCGTGCGTTCACCGCCGATTCGGCATTCGATAACTTGATGCGATCCTAGAAGGTTTAAATGCCGTTGGGCATCGAGGCACAATTCTTAGCGTGGACAAGGCACTTGCGATCACCGCACAGTTTCGATTCGTTTCAAGGGACTGCCCGCAATACACGCGCTCCCGTGCGGTGCGTTCCAGCGTCCGCCTAGTCACTGCAATCCCTCCTGCAATCCCTCCTGTAAGCCCTCCTGTAAGCCCTCCTGTAAGCCCCCACCTGCAAGCCCCTCTCGCAGCTCTCGATCAGCCCAACCGCCGACTTCCGCCGGGAACCGCCTGTTGCTTGAGGCATGGGGCGTTCTCGAGATCGAGGCTTACTTTCGGCACACTGGCCTCCTCGATCTCACGCCGAACATCCTAGAGACGAGGTGGAGAATCCTTAATAGCCTGCGGTGGACTTAGTCTGTCCACTCGTCAGTGCTGCGTTGGTTGTCAAACGACTTCGAGCGGTCTCAGTAGCTCACCACGAGCGGCCTACGGTAGGACTGGTCGATTTCGAGAACAGTTTCAATCCAGCACTTTTCGTTAAAATCGGCTCGCCAATAGGCAAAGTTGAGGAACACCTTGCACTCTTCCCACCACACAGCGACAAGAGCCGCCTAAGTTGACACTCGATGGATGCCATTTTAATCGAATAGTCGACTCTTGCGAGGGGCGACGACCTCAAGTAGTAAGCCGATGGAAATCCTCAGGACACAGGGCTGATTGTTCGCCGATAGGTTGGTGCGCGTTGTCGACCCCACGCCGAAGGCCCCACAGCTCCACCCCAGCGGTTGGCCAACAGTCCGTCTTGAA
Coding sequences within it:
- a CDS encoding Na/Pi cotransporter family protein gives rise to the protein MSSSSLEVGVLISGLGGGLALFLLGMRQMTDSLQTVAGDSMKNLLAKMTANRFTAAFAGAIVTAVIQSSSVTTVLVVGFISAGLLTFSQSIGVIIGANVGTTLTAQIIAFKVYQYGLMMIAIGFLVDVLAKSEKIKHWGMVLMGLGLIFFGMELMSNATGPLRDWPPFVDMLQNMRNPLLGILVGLLFTAIVQSSSATTGIVIVLGSQGLISLESGIGLIFGANIGTCITASIAAFGRPRGAIQAAWIHVLFNLGGVLLWMFFIPQLAQLVRHISPAAEHLSGAARLAIDTPRQIANAHTLFNVGNTLLFIWFTGPLSKLVDWIVPAREEPEDIRPMFLDEMFLEQPALALDQVRRELTRLAELDQKMLELTLGVATAGTPRDIENLRRAEEDVDTLHGVIITYLGKLSQKKLLEPQQTQLHQYIGIANYLENVGDVIENNVLTDAVKRMRLGVQVSPSTVAVLRTVHAKVCWAFDQALAALRTEDPTAAQNAVGSKTSVNELADKATSHLFKRLVAYEPNRLAAFKVETDILENLKRINTLTRRIAHAVSTETGNAEIVVENRKMEASQVQSS